Proteins encoded by one window of Candidatus Endowatersipora endosymbiont of Watersipora subatra:
- the groL gene encoding chaperonin GroEL (60 kDa chaperone family; promotes refolding of misfolded polypeptides especially under stressful conditions; forms two stacked rings of heptamers to form a barrel-shaped 14mer; ends can be capped by GroES; misfolded proteins enter the barrel where they are refolded when GroES binds), which produces MAAKEVKFGSDARARMLRGVDILADAVKVTLGPKGRNVVLDKSFGAPRITKDGVSVAKEIELEDKFENMGAQMVREVASKTNDEAGDGTTTATVLAQSIVREGVKAVAAGMNPMDLKRGINAAVDEVVESLKKMSKKIKDSDEVAQVGTISANGEEEIGTRIAEAMQRVGNEGVITVEEAKSLESSLDVVEGMQFDRGYLSPYFVTNSEKMMCELDDPYILLHEKKLSSLQAMLPILEAVVQSGKPLLIVAEDIEGEALATLVVNKLRGGLKVSAVKAPGFGDRRKAMLEDIAVLTGGQVISEDLGIKLESVTLDMLGTAKRISISKEETTIVDGAGEKGDVEGRVAQIKQQIEETSSDYDREKLQERLAKLAGGVAVISIGGATEVEVKEKKDRVDDALNATRAAVEEGIVPGGGVALLRASSEIKCEGENPDQAAGVKIIRRALQSPLRQIAENAGDEGSVVVGQIMSNNSSAYGYNAQTGKYGDMVSMGIIDPMKVVRHALQDAASIASLLITTEAMVAEKPSKETSSHNPSMPDMGGMGGGMGGGMM; this is translated from the coding sequence ATGGCTGCTAAAGAAGTCAAATTTGGTTCAGATGCTCGCGCTCGCATGCTACGTGGTGTTGATATTCTGGCTGACGCTGTAAAAGTTACGCTAGGTCCTAAAGGTCGTAACGTTGTTCTCGACAAATCATTTGGTGCCCCTCGTATCACAAAAGATGGTGTATCTGTTGCTAAGGAAATAGAACTTGAAGACAAGTTTGAGAATATGGGTGCACAGATGGTTCGCGAAGTTGCATCGAAAACGAATGATGAGGCAGGCGATGGTACGACAACAGCAACAGTTTTAGCACAATCTATTGTTCGTGAAGGGGTCAAAGCAGTTGCTGCTGGAATGAATCCAATGGATCTAAAACGTGGAATCAATGCTGCTGTCGATGAGGTCGTCGAATCTCTTAAAAAAATGTCCAAAAAAATTAAAGATTCTGATGAGGTTGCTCAAGTTGGTACCATATCAGCTAACGGCGAGGAAGAAATCGGCACTCGTATTGCTGAAGCGATGCAGCGTGTTGGAAATGAGGGTGTTATAACGGTTGAAGAGGCAAAATCCCTTGAGTCAAGTCTTGATGTTGTTGAGGGTATGCAATTTGATCGTGGTTATCTCTCACCTTACTTTGTTACCAATTCTGAAAAAATGATGTGTGAATTGGACGATCCTTATATTCTTCTACATGAGAAAAAACTGTCATCATTGCAGGCTATGCTGCCTATTCTAGAAGCTGTTGTTCAATCTGGCAAACCACTGTTGATCGTCGCAGAAGATATCGAAGGCGAAGCGTTGGCGACTCTTGTTGTTAACAAACTACGCGGTGGTCTTAAAGTATCTGCTGTCAAGGCCCCTGGATTTGGAGATCGTCGGAAAGCAATGCTCGAGGATATCGCTGTTCTAACTGGTGGTCAGGTTATTTCCGAAGATTTAGGAATCAAGCTAGAAAGTGTGACTCTCGATATGCTGGGTACTGCTAAGCGTATTTCTATTTCTAAAGAAGAAACAACAATTGTTGATGGTGCTGGTGAGAAGGGAGACGTAGAAGGTCGTGTTGCTCAAATTAAACAACAGATTGAAGAAACTTCTTCAGATTACGATCGTGAAAAACTTCAAGAACGTCTTGCAAAACTTGCTGGTGGTGTTGCTGTAATTTCCATCGGTGGTGCTACTGAAGTTGAAGTAAAAGAGAAAAAAGACCGTGTTGACGATGCGTTAAATGCAACACGTGCTGCAGTTGAAGAAGGTATAGTTCCTGGTGGTGGTGTTGCTCTTTTGCGTGCCTCTTCTGAGATAAAATGTGAAGGTGAAAATCCTGATCAAGCTGCTGGCGTCAAGATTATTCGTCGTGCTCTGCAGTCTCCATTGCGTCAGATAGCAGAAAACGCTGGTGATGAGGGGTCAGTTGTTGTTGGTCAGATTATGAGTAATAACAGTTCTGCTTATGGCTATAATGCTCAAACCGGAAAATATGGCGACATGGTTTCAATGGGAATCATTGATCCTATGAAGGTTGTTCGTCATGCTTTGCAAGATGCAGCTTCAATAGCTAGCCTCTTGATTACAACAGAGGCAATGGTTGCTGAAAAACCGTCAAAAGAGACATCATCTCATAATCCATCTATGCCTGATATGGGTGGTATGGGTGGCGGTATGGGTGGGGGAATGATGTAG
- the hisS gene encoding histidine--tRNA ligase → MTETLKSKQLSRLKACQPRGVVDRSSHDIRITEAMMIKIRDVYEQYGFDPIETPIFEYTDVLGKFLPDIDPSNDGFFSLQDSDEKWISLRYDLTTPLARHFAQNINTLQVPYRTYRSGWVFRDEKPGPDRFRQFMQFDVDTVGAPSSSADAEMCMMMADTMEALGIARGDYIIRVNNRKVLDGIMDIIGLNGNDNAYKRLTVLRSIDKLDKVGELGVKHLLGTGLTDESGDFIKGAGLSIEQIDMIIGYMHGEISPSLKENASYMQGYSELDIIASLVDRAGYSLSQIKIDPSVVRGLEYYTGSIYECELTFPITNENSEMIRFGAVAGGGRYDRLIKRFTGLDIPATGFSIGVSRLKVALKKIGKFSNECIKAPVIVCVMDRHIEAVAEYQSMVQDLRNAGIRVEMYQGNPKRFGKQLQYADRRGSPIAIIQGSHEREAGQVQVKNLIEGKCLAKEMKDHAEWRKNHRAYRLVARDQLVSVVQEILAEQVEVEKNQNQTS, encoded by the coding sequence ATGACTGAAACATTAAAATCAAAACAACTCTCGCGTTTGAAAGCATGCCAACCGCGTGGGGTTGTTGATCGTTCATCGCATGACATTCGTATAACTGAGGCGATGATGATCAAAATTCGTGACGTTTATGAGCAATATGGGTTTGACCCAATTGAAACTCCCATTTTTGAATATACTGATGTACTTGGCAAATTCTTACCGGATATAGATCCATCTAACGATGGTTTTTTTTCTCTTCAGGACAGCGATGAAAAATGGATCAGTTTACGCTATGATTTAACCACCCCTCTTGCCCGTCACTTTGCGCAAAATATCAATACGCTACAGGTACCGTATCGTACTTATCGGTCAGGATGGGTTTTTCGGGATGAAAAGCCAGGCCCAGATCGTTTCCGTCAATTTATGCAATTTGATGTGGACACAGTGGGTGCCCCAAGCTCTTCTGCAGATGCAGAAATGTGTATGATGATGGCTGATACAATGGAAGCTTTAGGTATTGCCCGTGGAGACTATATTATACGAGTCAATAATCGTAAAGTACTAGATGGAATTATGGACATCATTGGTCTTAATGGCAATGACAATGCCTACAAGAGGCTTACCGTCCTAAGGTCTATCGATAAACTAGATAAGGTTGGTGAATTGGGAGTCAAACATCTGCTAGGAACAGGGCTCACAGATGAGAGTGGAGATTTCATCAAAGGTGCTGGACTATCTATCGAACAGATCGATATGATCATCGGCTATATGCATGGTGAGATCAGTCCTTCTCTTAAGGAAAATGCTTCTTACATGCAAGGATATTCTGAACTGGATATCATTGCATCTCTGGTTGATCGTGCCGGTTATAGTTTAAGTCAAATCAAAATAGATCCCTCAGTTGTTCGTGGATTAGAATATTATACAGGCTCTATCTATGAATGTGAGTTAACCTTTCCTATTACGAATGAAAATAGTGAAATGATTAGATTCGGTGCGGTTGCTGGTGGAGGCCGTTATGATAGGCTGATTAAGCGTTTCACGGGTCTAGATATCCCCGCTACAGGATTTTCAATTGGTGTATCACGATTGAAAGTAGCTCTTAAAAAGATAGGTAAATTTTCGAATGAATGTATCAAAGCCCCTGTCATTGTTTGTGTTATGGATCGACATATAGAAGCTGTGGCAGAATACCAAAGCATGGTTCAGGATTTACGAAATGCAGGTATAAGAGTAGAAATGTATCAGGGAAATCCAAAACGATTTGGCAAACAACTGCAATATGCTGATCGACGGGGCTCGCCTATTGCCATTATTCAAGGTTCACATGAACGTGAAGCAGGACAAGTTCAGGTCAAGAATCTAATTGAAGGCAAGTGTTTGGCAAAAGAAATGAAAGATCATGCAGAGTGGCGTAAAAATCATCGTGCTTATCGACTTGTTGCTCGTGATCAGCTTGTATCTGTGGTACAAGAGATTTTGGCAGAACAGGTTGAGGTTGAAAAGAACCAGAATCAGACAAGTTAA
- a CDS encoding co-chaperone GroES, with product MEKLKFRPLHDRVVVRRVEADSKTAGGIIIPDNAQEKPAEGEVVSVGSGVRDESGKLVALDVEQGDRVLFGKWSGTEVKIGGEDLLIMKESDIMGVIG from the coding sequence ATGGAAAAACTTAAATTCCGTCCGTTGCATGACCGAGTTGTCGTGCGTCGAGTAGAAGCTGACAGCAAAACTGCTGGAGGCATTATCATTCCAGATAATGCTCAGGAAAAACCTGCCGAAGGGGAAGTTGTTTCGGTTGGTTCTGGTGTCCGTGATGAAAGTGGTAAACTTGTTGCTCTCGATGTTGAACAAGGTGATCGTGTTTTGTTTGGCAAATGGTCTGGCACCGAAGTTAAGATTGGTGGCGAAGATCTGCTAATCATGAAAGAATCCGACATTATGGGTGTTATTGGCTAA